A region of the Arachis hypogaea cultivar Tifrunner chromosome 15, arahy.Tifrunner.gnm2.J5K5, whole genome shotgun sequence genome:
ATTGTTTGGATTGTTTACAAAACAAATCTAGGACTAGTTGAATTAGGGGATTCTACTGTGATGAGTGGTTTGGAAGATGCAATGCAGTAGAATTTATACTGCATTGCTTAGAAATTTGTTAAATGAATAATTTATGTCAATTTTTCTTGGATTCATATAAACGGGGTCTCTGCATCCAATCTTCTATAACCGAAAGTCCGAAACCCTAGCCTACGTGCATGTTTGGAcgtcattattttgttaaaaaaaaatctttttttaataaaaaaaaatctttttttattttttaacgtgtttggtaaatttctagtagtaaaaataaaagtactagtaaaataaaaaaaaaaaaatcttttttgagaagttataatttacatttttttttaaaaaaatctttttttcttaaaaaaaatatgtttttcatataataataaacaaaaaaatatttttatattgttatacccaaacataattgattgataaaaagacctttttacatgaaatacctaaacataaaattacttttactttttcataagatcttttaaagggcttgtttgggtgagcttttaaaaaaagatcataaaattacttttactttttcataagatcttttaaaggacttgtttgggtgagcttttaaaaaaagatcttttttcgagttatctttttttaaaagatcttatagagaagtaaaagtaattttatgtttggatatctcatgtaaaaaggtctttttatcaatcaattatgtttggatataacaatataaaagtacttttttgtttatttattacatgaaaaacatcttttttttaagaaaaaaaaatcttttaaaaaaagatgtaaattacagcttctcaaaaaatatctttttttgattttactagtacttttacttttattactaaaaatttgccaaacatattaaaaaataaaaaaaaaaattttattaaaaaaaattttttttaacaaaataatgacaccacatatacacaaaaaaagataactcaaaaaaaaaatattttcttagaaGTGAGCCATACAACCTCTACGTCTGCCTTCTATATAACAAACAAATAAATCCTTTCTTCTCTCTGTTCATATTGTTGATGATGGAGTCGGCGGAAACAGGAGCATGCCTGTGGATGGTGACAGACCACAAAATCTTTGGCATCCGCATTGAGAAGTTAGAAAAATTGGGGAAGAATGAGGTTAGGGATTGGAAATCCCATCTTGAGCGGGCTCCCTTTGATTTCCATTTGGAGCTTCCAGAGGTCAACATGTCTCCCTTTATCTTCGCCTCGAAACTTTTCTTAACCACTGAGCCAAACGATTCTGGCACGAAGATCTACCAAATCTCCTATGTCGGCGGCGATACGTTGGAAATATCTGAGGCGGTAGCGACGGGCGCAGTCCCTCCGGTACCGACCGGCTTCCCGAATTACATTGCAAACATTAAAGGTGACGTTTACTTCGTGGGGCAGCTTGACGCACAGGGATTATGTGGTACGGGGTTATGGGTTTTACGTTCCAATTCCAGGGAATGGGTTTCCGTGTCCGCTCCTCCAACCGAATACGACTCTGATAATCTTGGTTGTCCTTTTGGTTTCGTTCTGAAAGACAAGCTGTTCCTGTGTCCCTTGCCCCCACGAGGAATTAGCTATGTTTACGACCCCCCAACTGACGAATGGACTAGACTGGAGTCCACATTTTCTTTTTCTGATCATCATTTTCTCCCATCCTTTGTGTTAGTGTCGCCCCCTGGGGATGTAGGCGATCGCAGCGTGGTGCTGACAGGGAGAATGAAGAGTCTTCCCGGCGGATCTCGTGTGAAATATGACATACACGCTTTGCTGGTGGATAATCAAGATTATCGTGTTCATCGCCGTCAACGCCTTGATGAGTTGTGTGAGGCGATCCAACCATCCTTCTTTAAAGCTTCGGACTCAGACCTCAGCTTGGTTGACCTTGGCAACAGCAAAGTATGCGTTATGATCGGTGGTCTCGCAGAACGCATTCCATCCCTTTGCATTTTAGTAGTTGAATTAGGGTTGGTacaagaggaggaggagcagcaaaggtTCTTATCTGTGCGTGTACTCGTCAATCGAGTCTTCGATATGGTGCCTGAAGTGCCCTGCACCTCTTTTATTTTCTCGCTCAGCAAGGGAATGCCTCGCAAACATCCATGCTCCCAAGGTATATATAATGTTGCTTTTGTTAGAGATTTGGTGaataaattttctttattttttaaaagacttGTTATTCTTAAGACCTCACAACAAAATTATGTTACAGATTGCATCTCTCCAAGGAAAGTCCCCAGGCTAGCTGGTGGGACCAATCCAAGCAACCCAACAACATCATTTGAACAAGAATGACTAACTTCACCTTGTTCATGTATGCTTTATTTTATCAGATCTCTCAGTTAGACATTTCTATGTTTGGAGCTTTACCTGTAAATAGATATTAGGAAGAATGCAAATGCCTAAATGGTAATGGATAATTTTAATAATGGATTCCTTTCCCCTTTGTCCATAATTGGGATTCTCTCTACTTgcttttaattagaaaaattctTATTCTATCCTATCTCTCAAATCTTCCTCCTATCATAGTGGTTTTCATATTTTCATATGTTAGGATATACACAAGATCATTGTAGTTAACCTCAATTTTCTACAAAAGCTAAAAATATCAAAGCTTTCtatatttccttttttttattgggTGAttagttcttttctttattaagtATAAATCCTAATTTAAAAGAATTGTTGAATCACATATTTTTGTCATTATTGCCAAAGGAGTCAACATGTTTTTTTAGAAGATTTTAAGATTGTGGAGTAGCTTAGTGTTTATATGAAAGAAATGTTGAATTTGAATGAGACAGGAACCTACAAGAAGAGACTACATTTGGTATTAATTAAGATGCTAACACTCAAGCCTGAAGATACATAACATTATCTTCAACTCCTTCGCTTGCATTGTAtattgggtgagattgaaattgagttgaaaaaaaagaaaaagaattgagctccttcattatttctcattatatttCAAATAATGTTCTCTTCTGTTCAGCTTCTTTGCTTCTATGAGCAGTCACCACTATGTGAACACTTAGTGCACACTGAGCATAATAATGtcatattattgaaagataagaAGCTAATATCAAACCCTTCTAATTGTTGCATAGTTCATGCAGTGAGGGAGGATTCACAGCAACAATTCTATGTTAATATGTTATGATTTGGTTCAAGTGAACtttgtagataaaaaaaattactctaTTTGCAAATTAGCTACTTGAAATTTAGCTTATTACTCTTTAAAGCTTTTGTATCTATTGCAGAATATTAATATTTGTTAGTATCTAATAACTGAAAAAAAAGAGCTTATGTTTCTATGAATTTCCTTAGATTTTATATTTGATCGGTTGGTAGTGGTTTGAGTAAAGATGCTTGGTGGACTTTGACTCATGTCAAGTATTGATGTATAATATTGCGATGATGGAATAGCCCTTCCATCTTAGAATGTGTATAAACAAACTTTCACAAGGGTGCTTAACAGCTTAACTAATAACTAACACCTCAACTAACTACACTATCTATATGTCTATAcacaaaaaagtttaattatgtATTCCACAAGATATATCAGTGTTATGGTTcagaaagatttaaaaatttatgactcgattatattcattatttttaaaaatttacattTAATAGTATGTAATTAAATAATCTTATAAAACTGTTTCACGAGGAAAATAATCTCTTTaaagttattttaatttagtgaCACAGAtacttattctatttttttaaaaagataaaatgtaTTTCTACTTTATAgaaagttttatatatatatattgaggctTTTCAGCCCAAAGAACAAAACAAACTAACTCAATCTGAAAAAAGAAACCCAACTACTACCAGTTTGCAAATTTAAAGAAATCTCAGAAGGAAGATGCTCAAAGCAAAAGGTATCCTGGATGGATTCAAGAACCAAGTTTGCTAACTTATTAGCTACATGATGTACTTCTCTATATAAGTTGCCCATTTACTTGAATCAGCAACTTCGATAggacatgttaaaatataatgaACCACGAGTGATGCGTTAAATGCAATATAATCAATCTTTTTTGATAGGTACATCTGCATCGCAAATAATCACCTAAAAAGTTCGTTATATGATGTTTCTCAATCACCATATATCTTCGTAATTACTCTCTGTTCTGCaagtcaaaattttttataagatgTTTTGTAATCAAAGTGATTTTTAACTGTTCTTTGGAGAACTCTTATATTGATCGTAGGATCTGTCTTCACCATAGAGAATACGTGTTCAGCTACCACCTTCAAATCCAACCTTCTATGGTCTTGGCCTAATGTTGTTTGCATGCAAGAATGAGGACCACTGTATCTCCTAATCTCCCATTTTTCTTGCTTTTGACGATATGCAATGCGTATGTTCCATTGACATCCTGACCTAATCTGAGTGTAGTATATATCATAGTTCAAACTGGTCACTTTCTACTATCTTATACTCCACAGCTCGCCTGATGCATCTTTACCGTCATTACGGCTTCTTTGTTGTCGAACTGTTGCCCAATTTCAAAATTATGCGTTGGATCATCCTCGGAGCCTCCTTGACCAAAAGACCAATCTACATTCATTGTGTCAAGGTTCAACGTCGAATAGTGAGCAAGATGATCGTATGGTCTGGAAATAGCAGGCTGAGTTAGTGCAACTTGTGACACTGTGGAGTTGTTTAACTCCTCATGTTCCTCCTCAGGTATGTCCACTAGTTCAGCATCTACATCTTTATCATCAGACACGGGATGAATTTGATAATGATCTTGCATTGGGTCTCCAACCGCAGAACCATCATGACTTTCATGATCTACTTCCAACACACATCATTATAATCATTAGGATTTGACTCGTCTTGACTCCCTTCCAATGTCATGTTCAAATCAACCATCAACCATCAACCTTCTAATGTTTGTTCTTACTGCTGCAGATGATGCATTCTCATCACCAACTTCCGACAATGTCACTGCACACATATCAACGATTATGCCAACCCCTAATTAGTCGTATGTCTTCGTCATCACGTATTCGATACCTTGGTCaaataaaatattgttaaaagtcatgtatacatataaaaataatataaacaaaatatcgagaaaaaataagaaaataaaaaaataaatatcttttataAATTAAAGTGTTGTTTACTTCTATTGGATATATGTAATAAAAATTTTTCACTCTCTtcatgttttgtaatttttgagcATTATCACCTCTCTCACTTCAATTGGTAAGTATATAAAAGTTGGTTGTGCAAAAATAAATACAACAGATCCATCTTCATCAAACGTGATTTCACCATCATAATGAATTGATAATAATGTTATTCCagacattataaaaaatataataatgagaaatataaaagagaaaaagtgAATATAGATATGAATAAAGAGAAATCAATATATGTGGATATATACTATATGTGGAAAAAAGTTCGTAGTTAATTAACATAAAGTTCACTCCTCCAGGGGATAAACTTTATAAGAATATTAAAGTTTGCTGTTGCAGTGGACAACCTTCATAATAATGAACAAGTTCGTCATTGCATTGAGTGAACTTACttcaaactcaaaaaaatatggagagatgaactttataaaaataaaatattgaagttCGCTGATGCAGTCAGTAAACTTCATAATAATGAACAAGTTCGCTATTGCAGTtactttaaattctaaaaaatatatatattctaaaaattatagataaaattatttcttttaaaaaataaataatttttaaatttatttcagaaaattttCCGGaacatatttaataaaatttatcttaatttttttccgAGTAATACCCCAAATAGGTCCCAAAAAATTTGGCAGTCCGACAGATTTGTCCCCCAGAAAAATTAACTAGGTCCTGAGTCCCAAAGATTACTAGATATATGCCATATAGGTCCCCAAACCAGGTTGAACCGGTTAGCACGACACACTCTCTCTTACGTAGAGGTTGTAGGTGTGACGTGTTAGGTAAAGCAACACGTGTCGTGCTCAAGACAAATTAGTCCCTGGACACGTGGCTAAAACGATGTCTTTTTGGGACAACGCCGTTTTGAGGGGACAAATTCATCCCCACCTTTATTTCCTGGTTCTCAAAACTTTGACGTTCTAAAGTCGAATAGGTccctaaaatttttgttataagtAAAAAAGGTCCCTGAATTTAAGTAGATACCTTGTATAGAAAAACGTatctcctctctttctctttgtaaaATTACAAGTATCCCAAATCCTCACCTAAATTTTACGACCTAACCCTTCATATTCTTCACCCCATTAACGTTTATCCAAGTTCGTAATGGTGCTTTGACAGTGTGTGTACGAGATAAGTTAAGTTAGTTTTTGCCGTATTAAATTGGCAGTAAAGAGTGAAGCGTGATGAACGTGCATGTGATGTACGTTCAGGGTAGATCAAAAATAGTTTG
Encoded here:
- the LOC112751950 gene encoding uncharacterized protein codes for the protein MMESAETGACLWMVTDHKIFGIRIEKLEKLGKNEVRDWKSHLERAPFDFHLELPEVNMSPFIFASKLFLTTEPNDSGTKIYQISYVGGDTLEISEAVATGAVPPVPTGFPNYIANIKGDVYFVGQLDAQGLCGTGLWVLRSNSREWVSVSAPPTEYDSDNLGCPFGFVLKDKLFLCPLPPRGISYVYDPPTDEWTRLESTFSFSDHHFLPSFVLVSPPGDVGDRSVVLTGRMKSLPGGSRVKYDIHALLVDNQDYRVHRRQRLDELCEAIQPSFFKASDSDLSLVDLGNSKVCVMIGGLAERIPSLCILVVELGLVQEEEEQQRFLSVRVLVNRVFDMVPEVPCTSFIFSLSKGMPRKHPCSQDCISPRKVPRLAGGTNPSNPTTSFEQE